The following coding sequences are from one Megachile rotundata isolate GNS110a chromosome 13, iyMegRotu1, whole genome shotgun sequence window:
- the LOC100874983 gene encoding acyl-coenzyme A oxidase 1, with product MSVNKDLQYERRRCTFNPTELTHFWDGSQLKTEQRHEREQFFLNDPELVDKVPIKYKSHKEVYEDAIRKSCRVLQKIRELQEMGKGGIDMFSHVLGAMIGSGIIREGNPLVLHYVMFIPAIMGQGTIKQQVHWLSKSWGGSIIGTYAQTELGHGTFIRGLETTATYDPQTQEFILNSPTLTSYKWWPGGLGHTANHAIVVAQLYIKGDCKGVHAFVVQLRDENTHEPLPGIKIGEIGTKLGMNATNNGFLGFDNVRIPREHMLMKNCQVLEDGTYVKSLNDKLTYGTMVFVRVVLVHDIVHYLLKAVVIATRYSAVRRQGQINADKPEVQIIDYVTQQYKIFPHLAACFAYRMSADAIWNMYNVVTGELDKGDMNKLPELHALACCIKAVASADAANGVEQLRLACGGHGYMDASNLPNLYGLVTAICTYEGENTVLLLQTARYLVKVWKQACSGQSLPESMQYLTAYTKGIKQAPWKNTLQCIVTAYQAVVAGKIRSAAENIHLRISKGVHLEDAWNQTGIELAQCADAYCRAFVVEKFIEGVQKTVVSKELHLVLSQLCELYAVYWILQKRGDFLQFSSLKNENIPQLQSRLEELLAAIRPNAIGIVDGFDVRDELLNSALGAYDGDVYTRLFAEAMKSPLNQQSVNESFEKYLKPFLKSNL from the exons ATGAGTGTGAATAAAGACTTGCAATATGAAAGAAGAAGATGCACTTTCAATCCTACCGAGTTGACTCATTTCTGGGATGGCAGTCAGCTGAAAACGGAACAACGTCATGAACGGG aaCAATTTTTCTTAAACGATCCAGAGCTAGTTGATAAAGTACCAATAAAATATAAGAGCCATAAAGAAGTATACGAAGATGCAATACGAAAATCCTGTAGAGTATTGCAGAAAATACGAGAGTTACAGGAGATGGGAAAAGGTGGCATCGATATGTTTTC ACATGTTCTGGGTGCCATGATTGGATCTGGAATAATAAGGGAAGGAAATCCGCTAGTGTTACATTATGTCATGTTCATTCCTGCTATTATGGGGCAGGGAACCATAAAGCAGCAAGTACATTGGCTATCCAAATCTTGGGGTGGCAGCATTATTGGGACATATGCTCAA ACTGAATTGGGTCACGGAACGTTTATCCGTGGTTTAGAAACTACAGCCACATACGACCCACAGACACAAGAATTTATCTTGAACAGTCCTACTTTAACATCGTACAAATGGTGGCCAGGTGGAT TGGGTCACACCGCAAATCATGCCATCGTCGTAGCACAATTATACATCAAAGGAGACTGCAAAGGCGTACACGCTTTCGTTGTTCAGTTGAGAGACGAAAATACACACGAACCTTTACCAG GTattaaaattggagaaattggaacgAAATTAGGGATGAATGCAACTAACAACGGTTTCCTCGGATTCGACAACGTTAGGATACCGCGGGAACATATGCTAATGAAAAATTGCCAG GTACTGGAAGATGGAACATATGTCAAATCACTGAACGATAAATTAACCTACGGTACAATGGTATTTGTTCGAGTAGTGTTAGTGCATGATATCGTACACTATTTATTAAAAGCTGTTGTAATTGCGACTAGATACAGCGCGGTGAGACGTCAAGGACAAATCAATGCAGA TAAGCCTGAAGTACAGATCATCGATTATGTAACGCaacaatacaaaattttccCACATCTTGCTGCATGTTTTGCATATCGAATGTCCGCAGATGCAATTTGGAATATGTACAATGTCGTTACCGGCGAATTGGATAAGGGTGACATGAACAAATTACCTGAG TTGCATGCTTTAGCATGTTGTATAAAAGCAGTTGCATCCGCAGATGCAGCTAACGGAGTAGAACAACTACGGTTGGCTTGTGGTGGACACGGATACATGGATGCTAGTAACCTGCCGAATCTTTACGGTTTGGTAACTGCTATTTGTACATACGAAGGAGAGAATACTGTCTTGCTATTGCAGACGGCTAGATATTTGGTGAAAGTTTGGAAACAAGCTTGTAGCGGTCAGTCACTACCGGAATCTATGCAGTACCTTACAGCTTATACAAAAGGAATTAAGCAAGCCCCATGGAAGAATACTCTGCAATGCATTGTAACAGCCTATCAAGCTGTAGTTGCAGG GAAAATTCGTTCGGCAGCAGAAAATATACATTTGAGAATCAGTAAAGGAGTACATTTAGAAGATGCTTGGAATCAAACCGGTATTGAATTAGCGCAATGTGCGGATGCTTACTGTCGAGCATTCGTTGTGGAGAAGTTTATAGAAGGGGTACAGAAAACTGTCGTATCAAAAGAGTTGCATCTGGTATTGTCTCAACTGTGTGAGCTATATGCCGTGTATTGGATTTTACAAAAACGGGGTGACTTCCTTCAG ttttcttcTCTGAAAAATGAAAACATCCCACAACTTCAGTCGCGCCTCGAAGAACTGTTAGCGGCAATTCGTCCGAATGCCATAGGCATCGTTGATGGGTTCGATGTTCGCGATGAACTTCTTAATTCGGCGCTGGGAGCTTACGATGGTGATGTATACACACGTTTATTCGCAGAAGCTATGAAGAGTCCTTTGAATCAACAAAGTGTGAACGaatcatttgaaaaatatttaaaaccatTCCTTAAAAGCAACTTGTAG
- the Sdc gene encoding syndecan, giving the protein MQPRIYWILICTAVILAGCNAATEKDQNEKERTAGGSSTYNSFSDDLYLDDQQDPLEGSGRGGSEGRDDLESSGSGLGPDDEDGDDDHDFNNNNRIESTPNKPTEPKAPYFVDEPSVKTKEQTNVETVNRPDNEVDVNEPLDVGDDHSENSDDIHDVYIMNPKHEDRASSFFAQPGVLAAVIGGAVVGLLCAILVVMFIVYRMRKKDEGSYALDEPRRSPAAQAFPKPGAPHHNREFYA; this is encoded by the exons aAGGATCAAAACGAGAAAGAGAGAACAGCGGGAGGCAGTTCGACGTACAACTCCTTCTCGGACGATCTCTACCTAGACGATCAGCAGGATCCTCTGGAAGGTTCTGGACGAGGTGGTAGCGAAGGTCGTGACGATCTTGAATCATCAGGAAGTGGCCTTGGTCCTGACGACGAAGACGGTGATGACGATCACG ATTTTAACAACAACAATAGGATAGAATCGACACCCAACAAGCCAACAGAACCTAAAGCACCATACTTTGTCGACGAGCCAAGTGTTAAAACTAAAGAACAG ACGAACGTCGAGACTGTAAACCGACCCGACAACGAGGTCGATGTAAACGAGCCCTTAGATGTCGGGGACGACCACTCGGAGAACTCGGACGACATTCACGACGTTTACATCATGAACCCGAAACACGAGGACCGTGCCAGCTCTTTCTTCGCTCAGCCAGGTGTACTAGCAG CGGTGATCGGTGGCGCAGTAGTTGGTCTGCTCTGCGCGATCCTGGTGGTGATGTTCATCGTGTACAGAATGCGCAAGAAGGACGAGGGCTCGTATGCCCTGGACGAGCCGAGAAGATCGCCAGCTGCTCAGGCGTTCCCTAAGCCCGGGGCGCCGCATCATAATCGAGAGTTCTACGCTTGA